In Streptomyces sp. P3, one DNA window encodes the following:
- a CDS encoding cytochrome P450 — translation MAETGTTGKTAARGTGTAAPDALPKGFRGAELGWPELHRIPHPAHRLPLLGDVLGASRRTPMQDSLRYAGQLGPIFRRKAFNREFVFVWGAGLAADMSDEQRFAKHVGLGIANLRPVVGDALFTAYNHEPNWQLAHDVLAPGFSREAMAAYHPMMLDVAERLTAHWDRELAAGRAVDVPGDMTKLTLETIARTGFGHDFGSFERDRPHPFVTAMVGTLSYAQRLNTAPSPALLWRAARRNRADIAYLDRTVDALVRDRRAQGGKDGDLLDRMLDTTHPDTGERLSDENVRRQVITFLVAGHETTSGALSFALHYLSRDPRVAARARAEVDRVWGDTAVPAYEQVAKLRYVRRVLDEALRLWPTAPAFAREAREDTVLGGEHPVRRGGWALVLTGMLHRDPSVWGPHAERFDPDRFDARAVRARAPHTFKPFGTGTRACIGRQFALHEATLVLGLLLRRYELRPDPAYRLRVAERLTLMPEGLRLHLERRAPTPSGGPDAPPDGWVDEGREADGQTGRGGPGEGGGSGRGRESSSEGRCPVHRTGE, via the coding sequence ATGGCGGAGACGGGGACGACGGGGAAGACGGCCGCGAGGGGAACGGGGACGGCCGCGCCCGACGCGCTGCCGAAAGGGTTCCGCGGCGCGGAGCTCGGGTGGCCCGAACTGCACCGCATTCCGCACCCGGCGCACCGGCTCCCCCTACTGGGCGACGTCCTGGGCGCGAGCCGGCGCACTCCCATGCAGGACTCCCTGCGCTACGCCGGTCAGCTCGGGCCGATCTTCCGGCGCAAGGCGTTCAACCGGGAGTTCGTGTTCGTGTGGGGCGCCGGCCTGGCCGCCGACATGTCCGACGAGCAGCGCTTCGCCAAGCACGTGGGGCTGGGCATCGCCAACCTGCGGCCCGTCGTCGGCGACGCCCTGTTCACGGCGTACAACCACGAGCCCAACTGGCAGCTGGCGCACGACGTCCTCGCCCCGGGGTTCAGCCGGGAGGCCATGGCGGCCTACCACCCGATGATGCTGGACGTGGCCGAACGGCTCACCGCTCACTGGGACCGGGAGCTGGCCGCTGGCCGGGCGGTGGACGTGCCCGGTGACATGACCAAGCTGACCCTGGAGACGATCGCGCGCACCGGGTTCGGCCACGACTTCGGTTCCTTCGAGCGCGACCGGCCGCACCCGTTCGTCACCGCGATGGTCGGCACCCTCAGTTACGCGCAGCGCCTCAACACCGCGCCGTCCCCCGCGCTGCTGTGGCGGGCCGCACGCCGCAACCGGGCCGACATCGCCTACCTCGACCGCACCGTCGACGCCCTGGTGCGGGACCGCCGCGCGCAGGGCGGCAAGGACGGCGACCTGCTCGACCGGATGCTCGACACCACCCACCCCGACACGGGCGAGCGTCTGTCGGACGAGAACGTCCGGCGGCAGGTCATCACCTTCCTGGTCGCCGGACACGAGACGACCTCGGGCGCGCTCTCCTTCGCCCTGCACTACCTCTCCCGCGATCCCCGCGTCGCGGCCCGCGCCCGCGCCGAGGTGGACCGGGTGTGGGGCGACACGGCCGTGCCCGCGTACGAGCAGGTGGCGAAGTTGCGCTATGTCCGCCGGGTCCTCGACGAGGCGCTGCGGCTGTGGCCGACGGCGCCCGCGTTCGCGCGCGAGGCACGGGAGGACACCGTGCTGGGCGGGGAGCATCCGGTGCGGCGGGGCGGCTGGGCGCTGGTGCTGACGGGAATGCTGCACCGGGATCCCTCGGTGTGGGGTCCCCACGCCGAACGGTTCGACCCGGACCGCTTCGACGCCCGGGCCGTCCGCGCTCGCGCCCCGCACACCTTCAAGCCGTTCGGGACGGGCACACGGGCCTGCATCGGCCGCCAGTTCGCGCTGCACGAGGCCACGCTGGTGCTCGGGCTGCTGCTGCGTCGCTACGAGCTGCGGCCGGACCCGGCGTACCGACTGCGGGTCGCGGAACGGCTGACACTGATGCCGGAGGGGCTGCGGCTGCATCTGGAGCGGCGTGCGCCGACGCCGTCCGGGGGGCCGGACGCCCCGCCGGACGGGTGGGTGGACGAGGGGCGCGAAGCCGACGGGCAGACCGGGCGCGGCGGGCCGGGCGAGGGGGGCGGCTCCGGTCGCGGTCGTGAGTCCTCGTCAGAGGGGCGTTGTCCAGTGCACCGGACGGGCGAGTGA
- a CDS encoding lactonase family protein encodes MGSGTGTARGGSPRSGGADGGRGWSRRRFVSALGGAAAASALAGCAGDGDGGGAPASAREAPQAAPPARPSPSAAPATTPGSTPGASGPRPLYLGTYTSAEGGGKGIGVASYDPASGRITGGGTITGVTDPSYLAVHPDGGTLYAVDERERGAVTAVRLADRTVLGSRATGGAHTCHVSVHPSGRWLLSADYGSGSVTVHPITASGAPGERTDHVTHRRPAPRRGQQGPHAHQFITAPDGGHVIAVDFGTDTVYSYRLDEEAGTLTEVAQAHTRAGAGPRHLVFHPGGRYAYLANEADDTLAVCAYDASSGRLTIGRPQSTGARADVNYPAQPALTPDGRFAFLANRGDNSLARYAVEQDGARLRLLGTVPVEGDFPRQIALSPDGGLLFAANQRSGTVSVFRVDAKGELRLAGEPFASAVAVCALPL; translated from the coding sequence ATGGGCAGCGGTACGGGCACGGCGCGCGGGGGGTCTCCCCGCTCCGGCGGAGCCGACGGCGGCCGGGGCTGGAGCCGGCGCCGCTTCGTCTCCGCGCTCGGCGGCGCTGCGGCGGCGTCGGCCCTGGCCGGCTGCGCGGGCGACGGGGACGGCGGCGGCGCCCCGGCGTCCGCGCGGGAGGCCCCGCAGGCCGCACCGCCCGCGCGGCCGTCGCCGTCGGCCGCCCCCGCGACCACACCGGGGTCCACGCCGGGCGCCTCCGGTCCCCGCCCGCTGTACCTGGGCACGTACACCTCCGCCGAGGGTGGCGGGAAGGGCATCGGCGTCGCCTCGTACGACCCCGCTTCCGGGCGGATCACCGGGGGCGGCACGATCACCGGCGTCACGGACCCGTCGTACCTCGCGGTGCATCCGGACGGCGGCACGCTGTACGCGGTCGACGAACGCGAGCGGGGCGCGGTGACCGCCGTACGGCTCGCCGACCGGACGGTGCTGGGCAGCAGGGCCACCGGCGGGGCGCACACCTGCCATGTGTCGGTCCATCCGAGTGGCCGGTGGCTGCTGAGCGCCGACTACGGCTCGGGGAGCGTGACCGTGCACCCGATCACCGCCTCGGGGGCGCCCGGCGAACGCACGGATCACGTCACGCACCGGCGTCCGGCGCCCCGTCGCGGTCAACAGGGCCCGCATGCGCACCAGTTCATCACCGCCCCGGACGGCGGCCATGTGATCGCCGTCGACTTCGGCACGGACACGGTGTACAGCTACCGGCTGGACGAGGAGGCGGGCACGCTCACCGAGGTCGCGCAGGCGCACACCCGGGCGGGCGCCGGTCCGCGCCATCTCGTGTTCCACCCGGGAGGCCGCTACGCGTACCTGGCGAACGAGGCCGACGACACCCTCGCGGTCTGCGCCTACGACGCGTCGAGCGGCCGGCTGACGATCGGCCGGCCGCAGTCCACGGGCGCGAGGGCGGACGTCAACTACCCGGCCCAGCCCGCCCTGACACCGGACGGCCGGTTCGCCTTCCTCGCCAACCGAGGCGACAACAGCCTCGCGCGCTACGCCGTGGAGCAGGACGGGGCCCGGCTGCGCCTGCTCGGCACGGTGCCGGTGGAAGGGGACTTCCCGCGCCAGATCGCCCTCTCGCCGGACGGCGGCCTGCTGTTCGCCGCCAACCAGCGGTCCGGCACGGTCAGCGTCTTCCGGGTGGACGCGAAAGGTGAACTGCGGCTCGCCGGCGAGCCGTTCGCGTCAGCCGTCGCCGTCTGCGCGCTGCCGCTGTAG
- a CDS encoding DUF2470 domain-containing protein, producing the protein MGDDQSWAAVPAAAERARSVLAASWSCVVTADGGREEFVGAHTVDDGGRVTLRVPEDGALRTAAICAPRGEPAAVLEFADVAPVPVRGRIRARLWLAGWFAPEESGLAFHATRVVLKEGTDAVVVDLAEFAAATPDPLATAEAHLLTHLADAHPDAVERLTRLVRSDSLHGAVRVRPLAVDRHGLTLRIERARAHGDVRLPFHAPADDVSQLTERMHVLLTRAAAASCPRAALQRQRADGDG; encoded by the coding sequence ATGGGTGACGACCAGAGTTGGGCGGCCGTGCCTGCCGCCGCCGAGCGCGCCCGCTCGGTGCTCGCGGCCTCGTGGTCCTGCGTGGTGACCGCGGACGGCGGGCGCGAGGAGTTCGTCGGCGCGCACACCGTCGACGACGGCGGCCGGGTGACCCTGCGGGTGCCCGAGGACGGCGCCCTGCGCACGGCCGCGATCTGCGCGCCCCGCGGCGAGCCGGCCGCGGTGCTGGAGTTCGCCGACGTCGCACCCGTCCCGGTGCGCGGCCGAATCCGTGCCCGGCTCTGGCTGGCCGGCTGGTTCGCCCCCGAGGAGAGCGGCCTCGCCTTCCACGCCACGCGCGTCGTGCTGAAGGAGGGCACCGACGCGGTGGTCGTCGACCTCGCCGAGTTCGCCGCCGCCACGCCCGATCCGCTCGCCACCGCCGAGGCGCACCTGCTCACCCATCTCGCCGACGCCCATCCCGACGCCGTGGAGCGGCTGACCCGGCTCGTCCGGTCCGACAGCCTGCACGGCGCCGTCCGGGTCCGGCCGCTCGCCGTCGACCGGCACGGACTGACGCTGCGCATCGAACGCGCCCGCGCCCACGGCGACGTACGCCTGCCCTTCCACGCGCCGGCCGACGACGTCTCCCAGCTCACCGAGCGCATGCACGTGCTGCTCACCCGGGCGGCCGCCGCGTCCTGCCCCCGCGCCGCCCTACAGCGGCAGCGCGCAGACGGCGACGGCTGA
- a CDS encoding pentapeptide repeat-containing protein, with protein sequence MHDETVDPAALRGDCANCFGLCCVVLPFARSADFAIDKPAGTPCPNLGEDHRCGIHARLRRTGFTGCTVYDCFGAGQKVSQVTFGGRDRNAAPPAEARRMSEVFPVVRQLHELLWYLAESLRLPAARPVHADLRRALAKTEELTLLPPGELVALDVPAHRQDVNVLLLRTSELVRAGVGGRRKERRGADLMGARLRGADLHGANLRGACLIAADLAGADLRRADMIGADLRDADLTDADLTGAFFLTQPQLNAARGSAGTRVPTSLARPVHWTTPL encoded by the coding sequence ATGCACGATGAGACTGTGGACCCGGCGGCGCTGCGCGGCGACTGCGCGAACTGCTTCGGCCTGTGCTGTGTGGTCCTGCCCTTCGCCCGCTCCGCCGACTTCGCGATCGACAAGCCGGCCGGCACACCCTGCCCGAACCTGGGCGAGGACCACCGCTGCGGCATCCACGCGCGGCTGCGCCGGACGGGCTTCACCGGCTGCACGGTCTACGACTGCTTCGGCGCCGGGCAGAAGGTCTCGCAGGTCACCTTCGGCGGCCGGGACCGCAATGCCGCTCCGCCGGCCGAGGCCCGCCGGATGAGCGAGGTGTTCCCGGTCGTGCGGCAGCTCCACGAACTCCTGTGGTACCTCGCCGAGTCGCTCCGCCTGCCCGCGGCCCGCCCGGTCCACGCGGACCTGCGCCGGGCGCTGGCGAAAACCGAGGAACTGACCCTGCTGCCCCCGGGAGAGCTGGTCGCGCTCGACGTCCCGGCGCACCGGCAGGACGTCAACGTGCTGCTGCTGAGGACCAGCGAGCTGGTCCGGGCCGGCGTCGGCGGACGGCGCAAGGAGCGCCGGGGCGCCGACCTGATGGGCGCCCGCCTCAGGGGTGCCGACCTGCACGGTGCGAACCTGCGCGGCGCCTGCCTCATCGCGGCCGACCTCGCCGGCGCCGACCTGCGCCGGGCGGACATGATCGGCGCCGACCTGCGCGACGCCGATCTGACGGACGCCGACCTCACCGGCGCGTTCTTCCTCACCCAGCCGCAGCTGAACGCGGCCAGGGGGAGCGCGGGCACCCGGGTGCCGACGTCACTCGCCCGTCCGGTGCACTGGACAACGCCCCTCTGA
- a CDS encoding TetR/AcrR family transcriptional regulator, which produces MAANQGERTRRRLSTGERREQLLSVGARLFSESPYDEVWIEQVAEIAGVSRGLLYHYFPTKRDFFAAVVERESERMLRMTAAVPGVPVREQLATGLDAYLEYVETHAHGYRAFHRADAAGDRGVRTVYRRALAAQERQILAALGVDPEFGPVFEQRPEVRLAVRGWLAFTTAVCLEWLRGADLSREQVRDLCARALLGVIAPAA; this is translated from the coding sequence ATGGCCGCGAACCAGGGCGAGCGCACCCGGCGCCGACTCAGCACCGGGGAGCGCAGGGAACAACTGCTGTCGGTGGGCGCGCGGCTGTTCTCGGAGAGCCCCTACGACGAGGTGTGGATCGAGCAGGTGGCCGAGATCGCGGGTGTCTCCCGCGGGCTGCTGTACCACTACTTCCCCACCAAGCGGGACTTCTTCGCGGCGGTCGTCGAGCGCGAGAGCGAGCGGATGCTGCGCATGACGGCGGCCGTCCCCGGCGTCCCGGTCCGCGAGCAACTGGCCACCGGGCTCGACGCCTACCTGGAGTACGTGGAGACCCACGCGCACGGCTACCGCGCCTTCCATCGTGCGGACGCCGCAGGTGACCGAGGCGTGCGCACGGTCTACCGGCGGGCGCTGGCGGCGCAGGAGCGCCAGATCCTGGCCGCCCTCGGCGTCGACCCCGAGTTCGGCCCGGTGTTCGAGCAACGCCCCGAGGTTCGGCTGGCGGTGCGCGGCTGGCTGGCGTTCACCACGGCGGTGTGCCTGGAGTGGCTGCGCGGCGCGGACCTGTCGCGGGAGCAGGTCAGGGATCTGTGCGCACGGGCGCTGCTGGGGGTCATCGCACCTGCGGCGTGA
- a CDS encoding PIG-L deacetylase family protein has translation MTEPAIPQLQPMPEDWRRALAVVAHPDDLEYGCSAAIAAWTDAGREVAYVLATRGEAGIDTLAPAECGPLREREQRASAAVVGVSTVEFLDHRDGVVEYGPALRRDIAAAIRRHRPELVITLNHRDTWGGVAWNTPDHVAVGRATLDAAGDAGNRWIFPELVERGLQPWNGVRWVAVAGSATPTHAVDASAGLERAVGSLLEHRAYIEALTDEEPERYARGFLTGVANSVGERFGGRPAVAFELFGR, from the coding sequence ATGACCGAGCCGGCGATCCCTCAGCTCCAGCCCATGCCCGAGGACTGGCGGCGCGCCCTGGCCGTGGTGGCCCATCCGGACGACCTCGAGTACGGGTGCTCGGCGGCGATCGCCGCCTGGACCGACGCCGGCCGTGAGGTCGCCTATGTGCTGGCGACCCGCGGCGAGGCCGGCATCGACACCCTCGCGCCCGCCGAGTGCGGCCCGCTGCGCGAGCGGGAGCAGCGGGCGAGCGCGGCCGTGGTGGGCGTCTCGACGGTCGAGTTCCTCGACCACCGGGACGGCGTCGTCGAGTACGGGCCCGCCCTGCGCCGGGACATCGCCGCCGCGATCCGCCGGCACCGCCCGGAGCTCGTGATCACCCTCAACCACCGGGACACCTGGGGCGGCGTCGCCTGGAACACCCCCGACCACGTCGCCGTCGGCCGCGCCACCCTCGACGCGGCCGGGGACGCCGGCAACCGCTGGATCTTCCCGGAACTCGTCGAGCGGGGCCTCCAGCCCTGGAACGGAGTGCGCTGGGTCGCCGTGGCGGGTTCCGCGACGCCCACCCACGCGGTCGACGCCTCGGCGGGGCTGGAGCGCGCCGTCGGCTCGCTGCTCGAGCACCGTGCCTACATCGAGGCGTTGACCGACGAGGAGCCCGAGAGGTACGCCCGGGGGTTTCTGACCGGGGTGGCGAACTCGGTGGGGGAGCGGTTCGGCGGCAGGCCGGCCGTGGCGTTCGAACTGTTCGGCCGGTAG
- a CDS encoding alpha/beta fold hydrolase, with product MSLSYRQPGVVLTDRRFTVPLDHADPAGETISLYAREVVASDKAGQDLPWLLYLQGGPGFGAHRFVGRPAWLGRALEDYRVLLLDQRGTGHSTPANRQTLPLRGGPAEQADYLARFRADSIVRDCELIRREVTGGAPWTVLGQSFGGFCTVTYLSTAPEGLAAALITGGLPALDGHADDVYRAAYPRMERKAAAHYARYPQDAERARRVADHLLHHEVTLPSGYRLTAEAFQTVGILLGGGEGSHRLHHLLEEAFVPTPQGPALSDAFQEETQVRLSFAGHPLYALLHEAIYGQDARPTAWSAERVRAEFPQFDAARTLTGDGPLLFTGETIHPWMFDADPALRPLRETAELLAARTDWTPLYDPARLAANEVPVAAAIYHDDLYVDTAHSLRTARAIRGLRTWVTDEFEHDGVRAGGPRVLDRLLALVRDEA from the coding sequence TTGTCCCTCAGCTACCGCCAGCCCGGCGTCGTACTCACCGACCGCCGCTTCACCGTGCCCCTCGACCACGCAGACCCGGCCGGGGAGACGATCTCGCTGTACGCCCGCGAGGTCGTCGCGAGCGACAAGGCCGGCCAGGACCTGCCATGGCTCCTCTACCTCCAGGGCGGACCCGGATTCGGCGCCCACCGCTTCGTCGGCCGGCCGGCCTGGCTCGGCCGTGCGCTGGAGGACTACCGCGTCCTCCTCCTCGACCAGCGCGGGACCGGCCACTCCACCCCGGCCAACCGCCAGACGCTCCCGCTGCGCGGCGGACCGGCCGAACAGGCCGACTACCTCGCGCGCTTCCGCGCCGACTCCATCGTCCGGGACTGCGAGCTGATCCGCCGCGAGGTCACCGGCGGCGCCCCGTGGACCGTGCTCGGCCAGAGCTTCGGAGGCTTCTGCACGGTCACCTACCTCTCCACCGCACCGGAGGGCCTGGCCGCCGCCCTGATCACCGGCGGTCTGCCCGCCCTGGACGGTCACGCCGACGACGTCTACCGCGCCGCGTACCCGCGCATGGAGCGCAAGGCCGCGGCGCACTACGCCCGATACCCGCAGGACGCCGAACGGGCGCGCCGCGTCGCCGACCACCTCCTGCACCACGAGGTGACCCTCCCGAGCGGCTACCGCCTCACCGCCGAGGCCTTCCAGACCGTCGGCATCCTCCTCGGCGGCGGCGAGGGCAGTCACCGTCTGCACCACCTCCTCGAGGAGGCCTTCGTGCCCACCCCGCAGGGCCCCGCGCTCTCCGACGCCTTCCAGGAGGAGACGCAGGTCCGGCTCTCCTTCGCCGGGCACCCGCTCTACGCCCTCCTGCACGAGGCGATCTACGGACAGGACGCCCGTCCCACCGCATGGTCCGCCGAGCGGGTGCGCGCCGAGTTCCCGCAGTTCGACGCCGCCAGGACGCTCACCGGCGACGGCCCGCTGCTGTTCACCGGCGAGACGATCCACCCCTGGATGTTCGACGCCGACCCCGCGCTGCGCCCGCTGCGCGAGACCGCCGAACTCCTGGCCGCCCGCACCGACTGGACGCCCCTGTACGACCCGGCCCGCCTGGCCGCCAACGAGGTTCCGGTCGCGGCCGCGATCTACCACGACGACCTGTACGTCGACACCGCCCACTCCCTGCGCACCGCGCGGGCGATCCGGGGGCTGCGCACCTGGGTCACCGACGAGTTCGAGCACGACGGCGTCCGGGCCGGCGGCCCGCGCGTCCTGGACCGGCTGCTCGCCCTGGTCCGTGACGAAGCGTGA
- a CDS encoding LacI family DNA-binding transcriptional regulator, with the protein MAQSVGIKDVARAAGVSVGTVSNVINRPDTVATETRARVLSAIDRLGYVRSESARQLRAGRSRIMGLLVLDMGNPFFVDVARGAERAARDAGLGVMVCNSAESAGEEAEYLSLFAEQRVRGVLLTPADATGRNIESFRRHGIPFVLVDRVSEGTAECSVSVDDVAGGALAVRHLIDAGHRSIAYVSGPPGFTQVRDRRTGALAALAEAGLGPERLRELPTERLDVAAGRDAGARLLGLADRPTAVFCANDLLALGVLQAMYAAGVGVPDDLAIVGYDDIEFAAAAAVPLTSVRQPAVTMGALAAEMLLEETEEEHENGTRAHEHRRVVLQPELVVRRSSLSAR; encoded by the coding sequence ATGGCCCAGTCGGTGGGTATCAAGGACGTCGCCCGTGCCGCCGGAGTCTCCGTCGGTACGGTGTCCAACGTCATCAACCGCCCGGACACCGTCGCCACGGAGACCCGGGCCCGGGTGCTCTCGGCGATAGACCGTCTCGGATACGTCCGCAGCGAGTCGGCCCGCCAGCTGCGCGCCGGACGCAGCCGGATCATGGGGCTGCTCGTCCTCGACATGGGCAACCCGTTCTTCGTGGACGTCGCCCGGGGCGCCGAGCGCGCCGCCCGGGACGCCGGGCTCGGCGTCATGGTCTGCAACAGCGCCGAGAGCGCGGGCGAGGAGGCCGAGTACCTGTCGCTCTTCGCCGAGCAGCGGGTGCGCGGCGTGCTGCTCACCCCGGCGGACGCGACCGGCCGCAACATCGAGTCCTTCCGCCGGCACGGCATCCCCTTCGTCCTCGTCGACCGGGTCTCCGAAGGCACCGCCGAGTGCTCGGTGTCGGTGGACGACGTGGCGGGCGGGGCGCTGGCCGTGCGGCACCTGATCGACGCGGGTCACCGCTCCATCGCCTACGTCAGCGGCCCGCCCGGCTTCACCCAGGTCCGCGACCGCCGTACCGGTGCGCTGGCCGCGCTCGCCGAGGCGGGCCTCGGCCCCGAGCGGCTGCGCGAACTGCCCACCGAGCGGCTCGACGTCGCCGCCGGCCGGGACGCGGGCGCCCGTCTGCTGGGCCTCGCCGACCGCCCGACCGCCGTGTTCTGTGCCAACGACCTGCTCGCGCTCGGCGTGCTGCAGGCCATGTACGCGGCCGGCGTGGGCGTCCCCGACGACCTCGCCATCGTCGGCTACGACGACATCGAGTTCGCGGCCGCGGCGGCGGTCCCCCTCACCTCCGTCCGGCAGCCCGCCGTCACCATGGGCGCCCTGGCCGCCGAGATGCTGCTGGAGGAGACGGAGGAGGAGCACGAGAACGGGACGCGGGCACACGAACACCGTCGCGTGGTGCTCCAGCCGGAACTGGTGGTCCGCCGGTCGAGCCTGTCGGCGCGCTGA
- a CDS encoding BNR repeat-containing protein: MRRRTLLAATLLSAAASPVLAAGTARAADPGPSVTRRTTTLLDAQAVFFVSYDGLVNNNSFQKNGLLTYKGYQYATWYTSTRNAVVARRVLGGTAWSTVTLAHQLKSSDSHNVISMGVSKADGRLHLNMDSHSDGFFYVKSVAGLLDNPATTSWTSSVFGAVQTTLDGLALTSQFTYPQFVSTPEGRLQLSYRVAISGNGRNALAEYDGSRWQNLGEWSSSTGTYTSEHGSSTARNMYLHGIDYDVNGRLHSFFTWREQNGAVMCSGGGITNHDTGYVYSDDRGRTWRNNAGAVVGVTGGSDKVAVTDGGLVVDPLNPDHSLMNQESQATDSAGRPHAIISYVPGRFGQCTTDYVRDRTANGRAFHLRKNSAGGWQKTEIPVVLGSSQRTKLVLDKYDNAYAIFPFGRIAGASKASGHTDWKILFDGSGLNAFGEVVIDEMRVKADNTLSFMYQEKSSGTTPSALRVIDFALPA, translated from the coding sequence ATGAGACGACGCACCCTGCTGGCCGCCACCCTCCTCAGTGCCGCAGCCTCCCCGGTGCTGGCCGCCGGCACCGCACGCGCCGCCGACCCCGGCCCCTCGGTCACGAGGAGGACGACCACGCTCCTCGACGCCCAGGCCGTGTTCTTCGTGTCCTACGACGGCCTGGTCAACAACAACTCGTTCCAGAAGAACGGCCTGCTGACCTACAAGGGCTACCAGTACGCCACCTGGTACACCTCCACCCGGAACGCGGTCGTCGCCCGCCGGGTCCTGGGGGGAACCGCCTGGTCCACGGTGACGCTGGCGCACCAGCTCAAGTCCAGCGACTCGCACAACGTCATCTCCATGGGCGTCTCGAAGGCCGACGGCCGGCTCCACCTCAACATGGACTCCCACAGCGACGGCTTCTTCTACGTCAAGTCGGTCGCCGGACTCCTCGACAACCCGGCGACCACGTCCTGGACGTCATCCGTGTTCGGCGCCGTCCAGACCACCCTCGACGGACTCGCGCTCACCTCCCAGTTCACCTACCCGCAGTTCGTCTCCACCCCCGAGGGCAGACTCCAGCTCAGCTACCGGGTCGCCATATCCGGCAACGGCCGCAACGCCCTCGCCGAGTACGACGGTTCGAGGTGGCAGAACCTCGGCGAGTGGTCCAGCTCCACCGGCACCTACACCAGCGAGCACGGCTCCAGCACGGCCCGCAACATGTACCTGCACGGCATCGACTACGACGTCAACGGCCGGCTGCACTCCTTCTTCACCTGGCGCGAGCAGAACGGCGCCGTGATGTGCTCCGGCGGCGGCATCACCAACCACGACACCGGCTACGTCTACTCCGACGACCGCGGCCGGACCTGGCGCAACAACGCGGGCGCGGTCGTCGGCGTCACCGGCGGCTCCGACAAGGTGGCGGTGACCGACGGCGGACTCGTCGTGGACCCGCTCAACCCCGACCACTCGCTGATGAACCAGGAGAGCCAGGCCACCGACTCCGCGGGCCGGCCGCACGCGATCATCAGCTACGTCCCCGGCCGCTTCGGCCAGTGCACCACCGACTACGTCCGCGACCGCACCGCCAACGGCCGCGCCTTCCACCTGCGCAAGAACAGCGCCGGCGGCTGGCAGAAGACGGAGATCCCGGTCGTCCTCGGCTCCAGCCAGCGCACCAAGCTCGTCCTGGACAAGTACGACAACGCGTACGCGATCTTCCCGTTCGGCAGGATCGCCGGCGCCTCGAAGGCCTCCGGCCACACCGACTGGAAGATCCTCTTCGACGGCAGCGGCCTCAACGCCTTCGGTGAGGTCGTCATCGACGAGATGCGGGTCAAGGCGGACAACACGCTGTCGTTCATGTACCAGGAGAAGTCGAGCGGGACGACCCCGTCGGCGCTCCGCGTCATCGACTTCGCGCTGCCCGCATGA